The genomic DNA AAGCGATATGATCCAGGTCCCGGACTCACCCTCCTAAAGGAACTCTCCACCCTCGCACCGGTATACATCATTTCGGGAAATCACGAATGGTGGTCAGGGCGATGGGAGGAACTGAGGGAAGAGGTCGTGAAAACAGGCGCTGTCCTTCTGGAAGATGATCGAGTCGCACTCACGAGGAACGGGGAGGAAATAAGCCTCCTTGGGGTGGATGATCCTGCTGGTGGAGATGTGCCAGTTGCCCTTCAGTCATTTGAAAAGAAAAAAGGGTTCAATATCCTTCTTTCCCATAGACCGGAGCTCTTCAGTGTTTACGCCGAATCGGGCATAGATCTTGTACTGAGCGGCCATGCCCACGGCGGCCAGGTCCGCCTGCCGTTCATCAGGGGATTGGTGGCACCTGACCAAGGGATGTTTCCTAAGTATACAGAGGGCCTCTATAAGGACGGAGACACGCATTTGATTGTCAATCGCGGACTCGGCAACAGCATCATTCCACTCCGGATCTTTAATCGCCCTGAAGTAGTTGAGATAACGCTATTGGCAAAATAAATGAAAGGAAGGGAATGAGCGGTGATGTGTTACCCCCGGATGTTCAAAGATCTTGCTTTCTGTCTCAAATAGGATCGTCTTCCGCTGAGATAGGACATGATCCCGAAGAGTGTTACGACAGCAGCGCTTCCGCCCATTATATAAACAGCTCCGAAGTCAGGGGGAAGACCGGTTGCGAGCCACACTTCATAGGCGAAAAACGGGATCAGGAAAAGGCAGGGGAGGCCAAATAAGAGCAGAACAAGATGCTTCCCGACTTCATGCCACGGTTTTGCTTCAGCCCATGCAAACCCCCTGAAGAGCAACAAAACCGTGATGAATGCCAGACAAGCTAGAATCATAGCCATAGGAGTCTCTCCTTTCGAGATGACATCCATTATACAAAAATAGTATAATGGAAATGAAATGTAAAAACACGATCCGGTTGGTAGTCCGGATGCACGCTTGGCGTGTCAGTGACCTTCCCCTCCTCGGGATGTCCATCATTTCAGTAAACAAAGAGGAGGGAATCGTTATGACCTTAACGATTTACCATGATGGTCAGTACTGGGTCGGCATCGTCGAAGTAGTGGAGAAAGGCAAGCTTAAGGTCTTTCGCCATGTATTCGGCACCGAACCGAAAGAGGAAGACATCCTGTTATTCATTCATGGAAGATTATCCAGGCTGATGGACGAATCGTCACAGCCGGGAGTCGAGGTGGCACACAAAAAGCGTGGACAGGTCAACCAAAAACGCCTGCAGCGCCTCGCAGCCAAGGAAATGAAAAAAGGAATCTCGACCAAGGCCCAGGAAGCCATGAAAGAAGCGCTTGAACACAAAAAAGTGCAAGCGAGAATTGAGAATCGTATCGAACGGGATAGGCTTCAACAGCTGAAATACGAGAAAAAGAAACAAAAAGCAAAAGCGCGTCATCGCGGCAAGTAGAGCTGGAACCCCATAGATGGATTCGTGGGGTTTCTTTTTTTCTTTCCTGGCCGGTATAGGAGTGTCTCGACTAAGCAATCAAGTACGTGCATCCTTCAATCAGAAACGCTGTCACACCGATGAACGTCACCATCAAAGTCGAACTCCTGACCAGCGTAAT from Rossellomorea marisflavi includes the following:
- a CDS encoding metallophosphoesterase, translating into MRKWVVLCGIVLVLGLFCYFQNNALVTTKLEIESSKIPEAFNGYRIVQLSDLHGKSFGPNQARLIQRVKKSKPDVIVFTGDLVDAKRYDPGPGLTLLKELSTLAPVYIISGNHEWWSGRWEELREEVVKTGAVLLEDDRVALTRNGEEISLLGVDDPAGGDVPVALQSFEKKKGFNILLSHRPELFSVYAESGIDLVLSGHAHGGQVRLPFIRGLVAPDQGMFPKYTEGLYKDGDTHLIVNRGLGNSIIPLRIFNRPEVVEITLLAK
- a CDS encoding YjdF family protein gives rise to the protein MTLTIYHDGQYWVGIVEVVEKGKLKVFRHVFGTEPKEEDILLFIHGRLSRLMDESSQPGVEVAHKKRGQVNQKRLQRLAAKEMKKGISTKAQEAMKEALEHKKVQARIENRIERDRLQQLKYEKKKQKAKARHRGK